In Hevea brasiliensis isolate MT/VB/25A 57/8 chromosome 13, ASM3005281v1, whole genome shotgun sequence, a single genomic region encodes these proteins:
- the LOC110637421 gene encoding uncharacterized protein LOC110637421, with translation MQFFGGSDISPSPPAPTASGNNAHMMYVFNRNGVCLLYREWNRPLHTLNAQQDHKLMFGLLFSLKSLTAKMDPTSAEKGNLGMPQLPGQGCSFHSFRTNTYKLSFMESPSGIKIILVTHPRTGDLRESLKYIYNLYVEYVVKNPLYTPGTPIRCELFNTSLDQYVRSIA, from the exons ATGCAATTTTTTGGAGGATCAGACATCAGTCCATCGCCACCGGCACCAACAGCATCGGGCAACAATGCGCACATGATGTATGTGTTCAATAGAAATGGGGTATGTTTGCTCTACAGGGAGTGGAATCGCCCACTTCACACCCTCAATGCGCAGCAGGACCATAAGCTCATGTTTGGTCTGCTTTTCTCGCTCAAGTCGCTAACTGCAAAGATGGATCCCACGAG TGCGGAGAAAGGAAACCTTGGGATGCCTCAGTTACCTGGCCAAGGTTGTTCATTCCACAGCTTTCGAACAAATACATACAAGCTTAGCTTCATGGAAAGTCCTTCTGGGATAAAG ATTATCTTGGTTACTCATCCCAGGACTGGTGATCTACGTGAATCTCTAAAGTATATTTACAACTTATATGTTGAATATGTTGTCAAAAATCCTCTCTATACACCTGGAACTCCTATCAG GTGTGAGTTGTTCAATACCTCTCTTGACCAATATGTAAGGAGCATAGCGTAG
- the LOC110637430 gene encoding probable NADH dehydrogenase [ubiquinone] 1 alpha subcomplex subunit 5, mitochondrial, which translates to MFLRVIGRPLLAKVKQTTGIVGLDVVPNAREVLINLYTKTLKEIQAVPEDEGYRKAVESFTRHRLKVCQEEGDWEMIEKKLGCGQVEELIEEAQDELKLIEKMIEWDPWGVPDDYECEVIENDAPVPKHVPLHRPGPLPEEFYKTLEAVQSKNDAPAVNSGQTESKEKCLGHT; encoded by the exons ATGTTTCTGCGGGTGATCGGGCGGCCATTGTTGGCTAAAGTGAAGCAGACAACGGGGATCGTGGGTCTGGATGTGGTCCCCAACGCGAGGGAGGTATTGATCAATCTGTACACCAAAACCCTAAAGGAGATTCAGGCGGTCCCTGAGGACGAAGGGTACCGTAAGGCGGTGGAGAGCTTCACGAGGCATAGGCTGAAGGTATGCCAAGAGGAAGGGGATTGGGAAATGATCGAGAAAAAACTTGGGTGCGGCCAAGTTGAGGAGCTCATCGAGGAGGCCCAGGACGAGCTCAAGCTCATCGAGAAAATGATCG AGTGGGATCCTTGGGGTGTTCCTGATGACTATGAATGTGAAGTTATAGAAAATGATGCACCAGTTCCGAAGCATGTTCCTTTACATCGACCTGGTCCTCTTCCTGAGGAGTTCTACAAGACACTTGAGGCTGTGCAGTCCAAAAATGATGCACCTGCAGTCAACTCTGGTCAGACAGAGTCAAAGGAGAAATGCTTGGGGCACACTTAA
- the LOC110637420 gene encoding protein SGT1 homolog, with protein sequence MASDLERKAKEAFVDDHFELAAELLTQAIDLNPNSAELYADRAQANIKLCNLTEAVADANKAIGLDPSMAKAYLRKGSACIKLEEYETAKSALESGASLAPGDTRFANLIKQCDDCIADETSNLSKQESEALADTVSMEDVQPAIDLPSQMPVVTPAKPKYRHDFCQKPEEVIVTIFAKGLPASSVTVDFGEQILSVSITVPGEDSYIFQHRLFGKIIPAKCRYDVLSTKVEIRLAKADPIQWTSLEYKKEPTVVQRVDVSSATGSNRPSYPSSKPKATDWDKLEAQMKKEEKEEKLDGDAALNKFFRDIYQDADEDTRRAMKKSFVESNGTVLSTNWKEVGSKKVEGSPPDGMEVKKWEY encoded by the exons ATGGCGTCTGATCTCGAAAGGAAGGCCAAAGAAGCGTTCGTCGACGACCACTTCGAGCTGGCCGCCGAACTCTTAACTCAGGCCATCGACCTAAACCCTAACAGCGCTGAGCTCTACGCTGATCGCGCTCAGGCCAATATCAAACTCTGCAATCTTACTG AGGCCGTTGCTGATGCAAACAAAGCGATTGGGTTGGATCCTTCGATGGCCAAAGCTTATTTGCGGAAAGG CTCTGCTTGCATAAAGCTTGAGGAGTATGAAACTGCCAAGTCAGCCCTTGAGAGTGGTGCTTCTTTGGCCCCTGGAGATACTAGATTTgctaatttgatcaaacaatgtgATGATTGCATTGCTGATGAGACTTCTAATCTGTCAAAACAAGAATCAGAAGCTCTGGCAGATACTGTCTCAATGGAAGATGTTCAACCAGCGATTGATCTTCCTAGCCAGATGCCTGTAGTAACACCAGCCAAACCAAAATATAG GCATGACTTCTGCCAGAAGCCTGAAGAGGTCATTGTGACTATATTTGCGAAGGGCTTACCAGCCAGTAGTGTTACCGTTGACTTTGGTGAACAAATA CTAAGTGTTAGCATCACTGTTCCTGGTGAAGACTCGTATATTTTTCAACATCGCTTATTTGGGAAG ATAATACCTGCCAAGTGTAGATATGATGTTTTGTCTACAAAGGTTGAAATCCGCCTTGCGAAGGCTGATCCTATACAATGGACCTCCCTTGAATACAAGAAGGAACCAACAGTTGTACAAAGAGTCGATGTATCCTCAG CGACTGGGTCTAACAGACCTTCCTATCCTTCATCAAAGCCAAAAGCTACTGACTGGGACAAGCTTGAAGCTCAAATGAAGAAGGAG GAGAAAGAGGAAAAGCTGGATGGTGATGCAGCCTTGAATAAATTTTTCCGGGACATATACCAAGACGCTGATGAGGACACAAGAAGGGCAATGAAAAAATCTTTT GTAGAGTCAAATGGGACAGTGCTGTCCACAAACTGGAAAGAAGTGGGTTCAAAGAAGGTGGAAGGAAGCCCTCCTGATGGTATGGAGGTGAAGAAATGGGAGTATTGA
- the LOC110637400 gene encoding uncharacterized protein LOC110637400 isoform X2, whose amino-acid sequence MKFQTENEILAVNIPFSSLHFQAPAPKKKKFKTFKKTLSTKATNQPPMASSTQPTPNRHHSNLFHSATTALISLISTTKTSPFSTIPLSPSKICIPFQFADSSYPLTQATGSPFDSTQPDSVSSKSAAVKGLSSAESNSGFPSTVRIAGLKSNGKSGGPAFVGQVFSMCDLSGTGLMAVSTHFDIPFISKRTPEWLKKIFATVTKSERNGPVFRFFIDLGDAVTYVKRLNIPSGVVGACRLDLAYEHFKVKAANQLLKTIPNGRRKVDGVPVFTAQNLDIAIATADGIKWYTPYFFDKNMLDNILEESVDQHFHSLIQTRHMQRRRDVVDDNFAAEVIEEMGDSVLEPPEVQEMLDEMGHPGIPLSVISKAAEIQLLYAVDRVLLGNRWLRKATGIQPKFPYMIDSFEKRSASSFQRAFESTGYLANPKTGDGTSKCKLKDNAQANHEQKTDLPDLRLPFGDWFGHPWLKQKWKPEKQSEIRSHDPSSECRKQKLEPNPFLPKITMVGISTGEAGQMSKASLKKTMEDLTRELEQTDRENAPGSSNNINELEIEYRDPLFVANVGDYYSGMSRTSSPRWVSGGSN is encoded by the exons ATGAAATTCCAAACAGAAAATGAGATTCTCGCTGTAAATATCCCATTCTCTTCTCTGCACTTCCAGGCTCcagcaccaaaaaaaaaaaagttcaaaacCTTCAAAAAAACCCTATCAACTAAAGCTACCAACCAACCTCCCATGGCCTCATCTACCCAACCAACGCCTAACCGCCACCACTCTAACCTCTTCCACTCCGCCACCACTGCTCTTATCTCTCTTATCTCCACCACTAAAACGTCACCGTTTTCAACAATCCCGCTATCTCCTTCTAAAATTTGCATTCCTTTCCAATTTGCTGACTCCTCTTATCCACTCACCCAAGCCACCGGCTCCCCCTTCGACTCTACTCAGCCAGACTCGGTCTCTTCAAAATCGGCCGCCGTTAAGGGCTTGTCCTCTGCTGAGTCGAACTCGGGCTTCCCATCAACTGTCAGGATTGCTGGCCTCAAATCAAATGGCAAGAGTGGTGGGCCCGCTTTCGTGGGTCAGGTTTTCAGCATGTGCGACCTTTCAGGGACTGGGCTCATGGCTGTCTCAACTCATTTTGATATTCCTTTCATTTCAAAAAG AACACCTGAATGGCTCAAGAAGATATTTGCAACAGTCACCAAGAGTGAGAGGAATGGTCCTGTGTTCCGTTTCTTCATTGATTTAGGTGATGCAG TTACATATGTTAAACGGCTAAATATTCCAAGTGGTGTGGTGGGTGCTTGTCGTCTTGATTTGGCATATGAACATTTCAAG GTCAAGGCAGCAAACCAACTTCTCAAGACAATTCCTAATGGGAGGAGGAAGGTAGATGGGGTTCCCGTTTTCACGGCTCAAAATTTAGATATAGCCATAGCTACTGCAGATGGGATTAAATG GTATACGCCATACTTCTTTGATAAAAACATGCTAGATAACATTCTTGAAGAATCTGTTGATCAGCATTTCCACTCTTTAATTCAAACTCGGCACATGCAGCGCCGACGCGATGTGGTAGATGACAACTTTGCTGCAGAAGTCATTGAAGAAATGGGAGATAGCGTGTTGGAGCCTCCAGAG GTTCAGGAAATGCTGGATGAGATGGGGCATCCTGGAATACCTTTGAGTGTCATTTCCAAAGCTGCTGAAATCCAGCTTCTCTATGCTGTTGACAGAGTACTCCTGGGTAATAGGTGGTTGAGAAAAGCAACTGGCATCCAGCCCAAGTTTCCATATATGATCGACTCATTTGAGAAAAG GAGTGCGTCTTCTTTTCAAAGAGCCTTCGAGTCAACTGGCTATCTTGCAAACCCTAAAACAGGTGATGGCACTTCTAAGTGCAAATTAAAAGACAATGCTCAAGCCAATCATGAACAGAAAACAGATTTGCCAGATCTGCGGCTCCCATTTGGAGATTGGTTTGGGCATCCATGGTTGAAACAAAAGTGGAAACCTGAAAAGCAATCAGAAATAAG ATCACATGACCCATCAAGTGAATGCAGAAAGCAAAAGTTAGAGCCCAATCCTTTTCTTCCAAAGATTACAATGGTTGGTATCTCAACTGGAGAGGCAGGACAAATGAGCAAAGCTAGTTTAAAGAAGACAATGGAGGACCTAACAAGAGAATTGGAGCAAACAGATCGGGAAAATGCCCCTGGCAGTAGCAATAATATTAATGAGTTAGAAATTGAATATAGGGATCCACTATTTGTTGCAAATGTGGGTGATTACTATTCTGGTATGTCAAGGACAAGTTCACCACGATGGGTCAGTGGAGGAAGCAACTGA
- the LOC110637400 gene encoding uncharacterized protein LOC110637400 isoform X1, protein MKFQTENEILAVNIPFSSLHFQAPAPKKKKFKTFKKTLSTKATNQPPMASSTQPTPNRHHSNLFHSATTALISLISTTKTSPFSTIPLSPSKICIPFQFADSSYPLTQATGSPFDSTQPDSVSSKSAAVKGLSSAESNSGFPSTVRIAGLKSNGKSGGPAFVGQVFSMCDLSGTGLMAVSTHFDIPFISKRTPEWLKKIFATVTKSERNGPVFRFFIDLGDAVTYVKRLNIPSGVVGACRLDLAYEHFKEKPHLFQFVPNEKQVKAANQLLKTIPNGRRKVDGVPVFTAQNLDIAIATADGIKWYTPYFFDKNMLDNILEESVDQHFHSLIQTRHMQRRRDVVDDNFAAEVIEEMGDSVLEPPEVQEMLDEMGHPGIPLSVISKAAEIQLLYAVDRVLLGNRWLRKATGIQPKFPYMIDSFEKRSASSFQRAFESTGYLANPKTGDGTSKCKLKDNAQANHEQKTDLPDLRLPFGDWFGHPWLKQKWKPEKQSEIRSHDPSSECRKQKLEPNPFLPKITMVGISTGEAGQMSKASLKKTMEDLTRELEQTDRENAPGSSNNINELEIEYRDPLFVANVGDYYSGMSRTSSPRWVSGGSN, encoded by the exons ATGAAATTCCAAACAGAAAATGAGATTCTCGCTGTAAATATCCCATTCTCTTCTCTGCACTTCCAGGCTCcagcaccaaaaaaaaaaaagttcaaaacCTTCAAAAAAACCCTATCAACTAAAGCTACCAACCAACCTCCCATGGCCTCATCTACCCAACCAACGCCTAACCGCCACCACTCTAACCTCTTCCACTCCGCCACCACTGCTCTTATCTCTCTTATCTCCACCACTAAAACGTCACCGTTTTCAACAATCCCGCTATCTCCTTCTAAAATTTGCATTCCTTTCCAATTTGCTGACTCCTCTTATCCACTCACCCAAGCCACCGGCTCCCCCTTCGACTCTACTCAGCCAGACTCGGTCTCTTCAAAATCGGCCGCCGTTAAGGGCTTGTCCTCTGCTGAGTCGAACTCGGGCTTCCCATCAACTGTCAGGATTGCTGGCCTCAAATCAAATGGCAAGAGTGGTGGGCCCGCTTTCGTGGGTCAGGTTTTCAGCATGTGCGACCTTTCAGGGACTGGGCTCATGGCTGTCTCAACTCATTTTGATATTCCTTTCATTTCAAAAAG AACACCTGAATGGCTCAAGAAGATATTTGCAACAGTCACCAAGAGTGAGAGGAATGGTCCTGTGTTCCGTTTCTTCATTGATTTAGGTGATGCAG TTACATATGTTAAACGGCTAAATATTCCAAGTGGTGTGGTGGGTGCTTGTCGTCTTGATTTGGCATATGAACATTTCAAG GAAAAACCTCACCTGTTTCAGTTTGTTCCAAATGAGAAACAG GTCAAGGCAGCAAACCAACTTCTCAAGACAATTCCTAATGGGAGGAGGAAGGTAGATGGGGTTCCCGTTTTCACGGCTCAAAATTTAGATATAGCCATAGCTACTGCAGATGGGATTAAATG GTATACGCCATACTTCTTTGATAAAAACATGCTAGATAACATTCTTGAAGAATCTGTTGATCAGCATTTCCACTCTTTAATTCAAACTCGGCACATGCAGCGCCGACGCGATGTGGTAGATGACAACTTTGCTGCAGAAGTCATTGAAGAAATGGGAGATAGCGTGTTGGAGCCTCCAGAG GTTCAGGAAATGCTGGATGAGATGGGGCATCCTGGAATACCTTTGAGTGTCATTTCCAAAGCTGCTGAAATCCAGCTTCTCTATGCTGTTGACAGAGTACTCCTGGGTAATAGGTGGTTGAGAAAAGCAACTGGCATCCAGCCCAAGTTTCCATATATGATCGACTCATTTGAGAAAAG GAGTGCGTCTTCTTTTCAAAGAGCCTTCGAGTCAACTGGCTATCTTGCAAACCCTAAAACAGGTGATGGCACTTCTAAGTGCAAATTAAAAGACAATGCTCAAGCCAATCATGAACAGAAAACAGATTTGCCAGATCTGCGGCTCCCATTTGGAGATTGGTTTGGGCATCCATGGTTGAAACAAAAGTGGAAACCTGAAAAGCAATCAGAAATAAG ATCACATGACCCATCAAGTGAATGCAGAAAGCAAAAGTTAGAGCCCAATCCTTTTCTTCCAAAGATTACAATGGTTGGTATCTCAACTGGAGAGGCAGGACAAATGAGCAAAGCTAGTTTAAAGAAGACAATGGAGGACCTAACAAGAGAATTGGAGCAAACAGATCGGGAAAATGCCCCTGGCAGTAGCAATAATATTAATGAGTTAGAAATTGAATATAGGGATCCACTATTTGTTGCAAATGTGGGTGATTACTATTCTGGTATGTCAAGGACAAGTTCACCACGATGGGTCAGTGGAGGAAGCAACTGA
- the LOC110637429 gene encoding pentatricopeptide repeat-containing protein At5g52850, chloroplastic → MLRQIPIPIAEKTELLHRFRDVCSRVASFCNSKSLKQGVCIHSQIIKLGIQDHLYLNNNLLSLYGKCFGLEHARQFFDEMPRRDVVSWTGILSAYVKEEKHEEALDIFDLMILSGPFPNAFTLSTVLRSCSALGEFSFGKRIHASSIKHGFESNQILGSALIGFYCKFNYSDEACKLFSYMDKGDTISWTTMISSSVQAGKWSQALRLYKDMIESDVSPNEFTFVKLLAASGSVSLNHRKLFHAHMIVLGVEMNLVVKTALFDMYSRYQMMEDAIKISKLTPEFDVLLWTAIISGLAQNFKFKEAVAAFQEMEISGILANKFTYLSMLVACTSILSLDLGRQIHSRVIKTGLEYDVPIGNALVDMYMKCSLTVEDGLRVFTGIESPNIISWTSLIAGFSEHGFQQDSFNSFMEMRAVGEQPNSFTLSIILRACSAIKSLNQTSQLHGFIIKTNADHDIIVGNALVDAYAGSGQVDDAWHVVRYMKQRDAITYTSLASRFNQMGRHELALNVMGHMFNDNVEIDGYSLACFFSASASLGRTETGKQLHCYSVKSGLSGCISVSNSLVDLYGKCGLLNDARRAFTEITKPDVVSWNGLISGLASNGYVSSALSAFDDMRLSGVKPNSVTFLSVLFTCSHGGLVDLGLQYFYSMREMHDVEPQLDHYVCLVDLLGRAGRLEEAMDALETMPFKPDALIYRTLLAACRVHKNMALGEQVARLGLELDPSDPAFYTQLANLYKNCGRSDLSKRLGC, encoded by the coding sequence ATGTTACGTCAAATACCTATCCCGATCGCTGAAAAAACGGAGCTACTACACCGTTTTCGAGACGTATGTTCGCGGGTTGCTTCTTTCTGCAACTCCAAGTCTTTGAAACAGGGTGTTTGCATTCACAGCCAAATAATCAAATTGGGTATTCAAGATCATTTGTATTTAAACAACAATCTGCTGTCTCTTTACGGGAAATGCTTCGGGTTGGAACATGCACGCCAATTCTTCGATGAAATGCCGCGCAGGGATGTTGTTTCCTGGACTGGGATTCTCTCTGCTTATGTTAAGGAGGAGAAACACGAAGAGGCCCTTGATATCTTCGATCTTATGATCCTTTCGGGTCCGTTTCCAAATGCCTTCACTTTATCCACCGTCTTACGTTCATGTTCTGCTCTGGGAGAATTCAGTTTTGGAAAACGTATTCATGCTTCTTCAATAAAGCATGGGTTCGAGTCGAACCAAATTTTGGGTAGCGCTTTAATTGGTTTCTACTGCAAGTTTAATTATTCTGACGAGGCATGTAAACTTTTTAGCTATATGGATAAAGGTGATACCATATCATGGACCACGATGATTTCTTCTTCTGTACAAGCTGGGAAGTGGAGTCAGGCTTTGCGGCTTTATAAGGATATGATAGAATCTGATGTTTCTCCAAACGAGTTTACTTTTGTTAAACTTTTAGCGGCATCTGGTTCAGTTAGTTTGAACCATCGGAAATTGTTTCATGCCCATATGATAGTTTTGGGAGTTGAAATGAATTTGGTAGTAAAGACGGCACTGTTTGATATGTATTCAAGATACCAGATGATGGAAGATGCCATTAAGATCTCAAAGCTCACACCCGAATTTGATGTATTATTATGGACTGCCATTATCTCTGGGTTGGCTCAGAACTTCAAGTTCAAGGAGGCTGTTGCTGCATTTCAGGAGATGGAGATTTCCGGAATATTGGCAAATAAATTCACATATTTGAGTATGCTGGTTGCTTGCACGTCAATTCTGTCACTGGATTTGGGAAGGCAGATCCACTCTAGGGTTATCAAGACTGGCTTGGAGTACGATGTTCCCATAGGAAATGCACTTGTTGATATGTACATGAAATGTTCTCTCACAGTAGAAGATGGGTTGAGAGTGTTTACAGGTATAGAGTCACCTAATATCATCTCTTGGACATCATTGATTGCAGGTTTTTCTGAACATGGATTTCAACAGGATTCGTTTAACTCATTTATGGAGATGAGGGCTGTTGGAGAGCAACCGAATTCATTTACTCTCTCTATCATTCTCAGGGCCTGCAGTGCAATAAAATCTCTGAATCAGACGTCGCAGCTACATGGATTTATAATCAAGACTAATGCAGACCATGATATTATAGTTGGTAATGCTCTTGTGGATGCTTATGCTGGATCGGGGCAGGTAGATGATGCATGGCATGTGGTACGATATATGAAGCAACGAGATGCCATCACATACACAAGTCTGGCTTCAAGATTTAATCAGATGGGCCGTCATGAACTTGCATTAAATGTAATGGGTCACATGTTCAATGACAATGTGGAGATAGATGGATATAGCCTGGCATGCTTCTTTTCTGCATCAGCTAGCTTGGGCAGAACTGAAACTGGGAAGCAACTTCACTGTTATTCTGTGAAATCCGGTTTAAGCGGCTGCATTTCAGTCTCGAATAGCCTAGTTGACCTGTATGGGAAATGTGGACTTCTTAATGATGCTCGCAGAGCATTTACAGAAATAACTAAGCCGGATGTTGTATCATGGAATGGCTTGATATCTGGATTGGCATCAAATGGATATGTCTCCTCTGCTCTTTCTGCTTTTGATGATATGAGGTTATCAGGAGTCAAACCTAATTCTGTTACATTCTTGTCAGTGCTTTTCACTTGCAGTCATGGAGGTTTAGTGGACCTGGGTCTCCAGTACTTTTATTCTATGAGGGAGATGCACGATGTAGAACCACAATTGGATCACTATGTTTGTTTAGTAGATCTCCTTGGCCGAGCTGGCAGGCTGGAGGAGGCTATGGATGCCCTAGAAACTATGCCTTTTAAGCCAGATGCTTTGATCTACAGAACTTTGTTGGCTGCCTGCAGAGTTCATAAGAATATGGCTCTTGGAGAACAAGTGGCAAGGCTAGGTCTAGAGCTTGATCCGTCGGATCCTGCATTCTATACGCAGCTTGCAAATTTGTATAAAAACTGTGGGCGGTCAGATTTGAGTAAAAGACTCGGTTGTTGA
- the LOC110637416 gene encoding probable WRKY transcription factor 27 yields the protein MLSMAEDWDLYAIVRSCTTSAANTAGAATSNIDTSSQNANFENHLYCLASLTFEDDDPFSFPDLEQPRNKGWQELQDSYKPFLSTTTVQGNIRSSSSIFEFGGFSGQDQSQLAQQQQQLHHPPPPPPQPTNMPFSLRFNHSQPQSQHAQQQQNQWPKLHQLGSQRPETSASLLPLRTTQSSASRSRKKKSHQKRQVMQVTAENLCNDVWAWRKYGQKPIKGSPYPRNYYRCSSSKGCVARKQVERSNTDPNMFIVSYTGEHTHPRPTHRNSLAGSTRNKFPAIQKPPNKEAEEPSAEKDPCSSPLSATSVSPTTPLSAPMDHETANENINTDAAKMDGADMEGHRMESDDEFDEGDDDILIPNMTFNEDLIKDLQELGTVGEGRFRIHSSSSEGLGHTLDFDDNFSSWFVGSSAVVGGD from the exons ATGCTCTCCATGGCTGAGGACTGGGATCTGTACGCCATAGTCAGGAGTTGCACTACCTCTGCCGCCAACACTGCAGGTGCGGCCACCTCGAACATCGATACCTCCAGTCAAAACGCCAACTTTGAGAACCATTTGTATTGCCTAGCCTCTTTGACTTTCGAAGATGATGACCCTTTTTCTTTTCCCGACCTTGAGCAGCCTAGAAACAAAGGATGGCAAGAATTGCAAGATTCTTACAAGCCCTTTCTGTCTACCACCACTGTTCAAGGTAATATTCGTAGCTCCTCCTCCATTTTTGAATTTGGAGGATTTAGTGGCCAAGATCAGTCTCAACTTGCACAACAACAGCAGCAACTGCATCatcctccaccaccaccaccacaacccACCAATATGCCCTTCAGCCTCCGTTTCAATCATAGCCAGCCACAATCCCAACATGCACAGCAACAGCAAAATCAATGGCCAAAATTGCACCAGCTGGGTTCTCAAAGGCCTGAGACCAGTGCTTCTCTTCTTCCTTTACGAACCACTCAATCATCGGCTTCGAGATCAAGGAAGAA AAAGAGCCATCAGAAGAGGCAGGTGATGCAGGTAACAGCAGAGAATCTCTGCAACGATGTGTGGGCTTGGCGTAAGTACGGACAGAAACCCATCAAAGGCTCCCCATATCCAAG GAACTACTACAGATGTAGCAGCTCGAAAGGTTGTGTAGCAAGAAAGCAAGTAGAGAGGAGCAATACAGATCCAAATATGTTCATCGTGAGCTACACAGGTGAGCACACCCACCCTCGTCCCACCCACCGAAACTCACTAGCCGGAAGCACCAGAAACAAATTCCCGGCCATCCAAAAGCCTCCCAACAAGGAAGCCGAGGAGCCAAGCGCTGAAAAGGATCCCTGCTCGTCTCCGCTTTCGGCGACAAGTGTCTCTCCAACAACCCCACTGTCAGCTCCAATGGACCACGAGACAGCGAATGAGAACATCAACACAGATGCTGCAAAAATGGATGGAGCTGACATGGAGGGCCATCGAATGGAAAGCGACGACGAGTTTGATGAGGGCGACGATGATATTCTGATTCCTAACATGACCTTCAATGAAGATCTAATTAAGGATTTGCAAGAGTTGGGTACTGTTGGTGAAGGTCGTTTTCGTATTCACAGCAGCAGTAGTGAAGGCTTAGGTCACACTCTGGATTTTGATGACAACTTCTCCTCTTGGTTCGTTGGTAGCTCAGCCGTCGTAGGGGGTGACTGA